The following proteins come from a genomic window of Mariniflexile sp. TRM1-10:
- a CDS encoding SusC/RagA family TonB-linked outer membrane protein, with protein MKTKMNFKYYFLLLGILFYLPIYAQNTSNVKGNVSDESGIPLPGVSIVVKNTTKGTATDFDGNYSIDVKSSDILVFSFLGYKTQEIPVSGKSTINVSLSEDKNVLDEVVVIGYGSTTRRDVTGAIASVTGEKLAAVPVPDAAQALQGKLPGVSVTTQDGRPGADIAIRVRGGGSISQSNQPLFIVDGFPVSSISNIPGSQIQSIDVLKDASSTAIYGARGANGVIIVTTKSGRSGKTTVNYDGYTQFSMIPKYIPVMGAYDYVAYNWAYADAVGSQYSDAWEKLWLIGDESGSNTAGIDYYRNVGSRDYTKELYNSAFTHNHNFNISSGNENTRYLLAFNHLDQEGNKVGSGYERSNLSIKLDQKLGDKLDFSLNTRYAQEKSLDNDGNSTAYYFRPINTSDVLGDLDVTSNSQLGDYNNILQDAYNPVSIVNDNVQLDRRRSLVNNASLSWEIIDGLTAKTDLGLGVTWRRQKQWTGAYTNNYFDDFGEKTFGGNARIISTEGWNLRWVNTLNYEVQGLGENHKLSILAGMEVADSGSETLDARGVRYPKAYDADRAFANMRDYDTTEGDKNYFTSTVSPANRLQSYFGRLNYSMFDRYLLTATVRADGSSRFAPSNRWGYFPAAAFAWRMSEEDFLKNSSWINDLKMRVSYGSVGSDAISSELWKQSWASGVGTYSINEELQPNYTPASDLLANPNLKWETTITRNLGLDFTLFDNKLSGTIEVYKNTVKDLLLVSPVSGLTGFRFTQENVGSTSNKGLEISLNGDLISSEDFNLQASINVNFNKGNVDELADGIDGSYSAGWGGVAQNPREDYVFEVGKPVGLIQGYTHDGWYTTDDFDYDPSTQIYTLKPGIADYASGVLGFVYGTNANKPGSQTAYPGVQKAKDLNGDGIINDEDVTIIGDTNPSNTGGFSLSGNYKAFDFALNFNWSVGNDIYNATHQQAYLGNKEAGVYRNRFQELAGHYKIYDIVNGQLTKVVDPAALDALNANATTHLPYPESTIVSTFAIEDGSYLRLNTATLGYTLPQSVVDRFGINKFRVYGSVFNVFTLTGYSGFDPEVNADERGRNDFYPTPGLDFGSYPRSRTFTFGVNIEF; from the coding sequence ATGAAGACAAAAATGAATTTTAAATATTATTTCCTGTTATTAGGTATACTATTTTACTTGCCAATTTATGCGCAAAACACATCCAATGTAAAAGGAAACGTTTCAGATGAATCTGGAATACCATTGCCAGGGGTGTCTATCGTCGTAAAGAATACAACAAAAGGAACTGCTACCGATTTTGACGGAAATTATTCGATAGATGTTAAGTCTAGCGATATATTGGTATTCAGCTTTTTGGGTTATAAAACTCAAGAAATTCCTGTTAGCGGAAAATCTACCATAAATGTAAGTCTAAGTGAAGACAAAAATGTTTTAGATGAAGTGGTAGTCATAGGGTATGGGAGTACCACAAGACGGGATGTTACTGGTGCCATTGCTTCTGTAACAGGAGAAAAATTAGCGGCAGTACCAGTGCCTGATGCAGCTCAGGCTTTACAAGGTAAGTTGCCAGGGGTTAGTGTTACTACTCAGGATGGACGTCCTGGAGCCGATATTGCCATACGTGTTCGTGGCGGTGGTTCAATATCACAAAGTAATCAGCCACTTTTTATAGTTGATGGGTTTCCTGTAAGTTCTATTAGCAATATTCCTGGAAGTCAAATACAAAGCATTGACGTTTTAAAAGATGCCTCTTCTACAGCTATATATGGAGCACGTGGTGCAAATGGTGTTATTATTGTTACTACAAAAAGTGGTAGAAGTGGTAAAACAACAGTTAATTATGATGGGTACACACAGTTTAGTATGATACCAAAATACATCCCAGTTATGGGAGCTTATGATTATGTTGCATATAACTGGGCATATGCAGATGCGGTTGGTAGCCAATATTCAGATGCTTGGGAAAAACTATGGTTAATAGGTGATGAAAGTGGTTCCAATACTGCTGGAATTGATTATTACAGGAATGTTGGAAGTCGAGATTATACAAAAGAATTGTACAATTCAGCTTTTACACATAATCATAATTTTAATATATCTAGTGGTAATGAAAACACGAGATACCTTTTAGCGTTTAATCATTTAGATCAAGAGGGTAACAAAGTAGGATCAGGTTATGAAAGAAGCAACTTATCTATCAAGCTGGATCAAAAATTAGGAGACAAATTAGATTTTTCTTTAAATACCCGTTATGCTCAAGAAAAATCATTAGACAACGATGGTAATTCTACGGCTTATTATTTCCGTCCTATCAACACAAGTGATGTTTTGGGTGATTTAGATGTCACTAGTAATTCGCAATTAGGAGATTATAACAATATCCTTCAAGATGCTTACAATCCAGTTTCAATAGTAAATGATAATGTGCAATTAGATAGAAGACGTTCTTTAGTTAACAATGCGTCATTAAGTTGGGAAATAATTGATGGCCTTACTGCAAAAACAGATTTAGGTTTAGGTGTTACTTGGAGAAGACAAAAACAATGGACAGGAGCATATACCAATAACTATTTTGATGATTTTGGAGAGAAGACTTTTGGAGGTAACGCACGTATTATATCAACTGAAGGTTGGAATTTACGTTGGGTGAATACCTTAAATTATGAAGTTCAAGGTTTAGGCGAAAACCATAAATTAAGCATCCTTGCAGGTATGGAAGTAGCCGATTCTGGCTCTGAAACTCTTGATGCTAGGGGGGTAAGATATCCTAAAGCTTATGATGCCGATCGTGCTTTTGCAAACATGCGAGATTATGATACAACCGAAGGTGATAAAAATTACTTTACTTCAACAGTATCACCGGCAAATAGATTACAATCTTATTTTGGTCGTTTAAATTATTCCATGTTTGATAGATATTTACTAACAGCAACAGTTCGCGCCGATGGGTCATCAAGATTTGCTCCAAGTAACCGTTGGGGGTATTTTCCAGCAGCAGCATTTGCATGGCGTATGTCTGAAGAAGACTTTTTGAAAAACTCTAGTTGGATTAATGACTTAAAAATGCGTGTATCTTATGGTTCTGTAGGTAGTGATGCCATTAGCTCAGAGTTATGGAAACAAAGTTGGGCTTCGGGTGTAGGAACGTATTCTATTAACGAGGAATTACAACCAAATTATACGCCTGCTTCAGATTTATTGGCTAACCCAAATTTAAAATGGGAAACCACCATTACTAGAAACTTAGGTTTGGATTTTACATTATTTGATAATAAATTATCTGGTACTATAGAAGTATATAAAAATACCGTTAAAGATTTATTATTAGTCTCTCCTGTTTCAGGATTAACAGGTTTTAGATTTACGCAAGAAAACGTAGGGTCCACTAGCAATAAAGGGCTAGAAATATCTTTAAATGGCGATTTAATTTCTTCTGAAGATTTTAATTTACAAGCAAGTATTAATGTGAACTTTAATAAAGGGAACGTAGATGAATTGGCAGATGGTATCGACGGCAGTTATAGTGCTGGTTGGGGCGGTGTTGCGCAAAACCCAAGAGAAGACTATGTATTTGAAGTTGGTAAACCAGTTGGATTAATTCAAGGTTATACACATGATGGTTGGTATACTACAGATGATTTTGATTATGACCCAAGTACTCAAATTTATACGCTAAAACCTGGAATAGCCGATTACGCTAGTGGTGTTTTAGGATTCGTTTATGGAACAAACGCTAACAAGCCAGGTTCCCAAACAGCATATCCAGGTGTTCAAAAAGCAAAAGACCTTAATGGTGATGGCATTATAAACGATGAAGACGTTACCATTATTGGAGATACGAACCCAAGTAATACGGGTGGTTTTAGTTTGTCTGGAAATTATAAAGCGTTTGATTTTGCCTTAAACTTTAACTGGAGTGTTGGAAACGATATCTATAATGCAACACATCAACAGGCTTATTTAGGAAATAAAGAAGCAGGAGTTTATAGAAATAGATTTCAAGAACTGGCTGGACATTATAAAATTTATGACATCGTCAATGGTCAATTAACAAAGGTTGTAGATCCAGCGGCTTTAGATGCACTTAATGCAAATGCAACTACGCACTTACCATATCCTGAAAGTACCATAGTTTCTACTTTTGCTATTGAAGATGGCTCCTATTTAAGGCTTAATACAGCTACACTAGGTTATACACTTCCTCAATCTGTTGTCGATAGATTTGGAATAAATAAATTCAGAGTGTATGGGTCGGTCTTTAATGTATTTACCCTTACAGGGTACAGTGGATTTGACCCTGAAGTAAATGCTGACGAGAGAGGTAGGAATGATTTTTATCCGACACCAGGGCTTGATTTCGGTTCATATCCACGTTCACGCACGTTTACGTTTGGAGTAAATATTGAATTTTAA
- a CDS encoding polysaccharide lyase family protein, translating to MTKQLKSPKLLSYITVFIFFSFTHSLFAQTNWIGAVDTDFYNANNWSNTAIDFTNIQSETLVIGVGSPNNPIQTGGNAGNINYRPGRLNISQGANAIFNGILLPWNNDYLNGTITLNAPADLNFRSAVYLGKATDGIINLNGGNLHSRFQFYIGYDTGGNGTVNVLGGTLYVGTYLEVGTSPNGTNPTGVLTIDGGTVEVPSGVNIGTNGSIHIANLGALIITGDHTTTINNYISNGKITSPVSTTLAVTFDGSKTTVAISQNPNSLITEYASYIILDSGPLQAKIDKATSNIQSLIVNGKETVATSNPANSGRVGTYYDFTGSYGFDKISGTVFSIKEETEDYIDVSFKRTYSDGTFLAPCDADIHYVLKKNDTGIYTYSILTHKAEYPDFDLGSWRQVLWLGNDGTNYLTEKIYVTEQKSWQMPSVFDFQNASSTPIQEIVKLNTGVRAGKYDGKYEYCENLYDLPVWGHASDVNSIGTWAVFGSHEFFPAGPTSHDLNAAAGIIHIDMTNVHYNSRGFNIPQGEEWSKIYGPYLWYTSEKPTGDENWADAKARAAQERAEWPYAWLTNTPEYPLADGRGNIVGNFSITDSEKPEIDGGNAWIGVTQLLPESDGDWQFEDRSYQYWVKTDASGNFDIKHIRPGTYTLFAFKTGEIDEYRIENVTVTAGGTTNLGNINWTIPRNNGNLVWDIGIPDRTAGEYKFGDFDYCEGYVEDKFESTFPNPIEYNVADKNWSTALPYVHSRYYKSDGNEDIWDWNINFNLEGNIPTTGNAKLTIAFASVDRSRFDLYVNGTRITPSTYYPNVPDRGNAFIRQSNHAKYGIDSFNIPYSNLNLGANTFTFVMPSSSFSSHMMYDYISLEGNLTATLDTHDFDKNDLGIKIFPNPASESIHVKIENENFDSLTLSVYDLLGKQLIKTTPIKSISNTYSIDIKNKLVSGIYIVKIDTEKGNYTSKIVIK from the coding sequence ATGACAAAACAATTAAAATCCCCAAAATTACTATCGTACATTACTGTATTTATATTTTTCAGCTTCACACATTCCCTATTTGCCCAAACAAATTGGATAGGTGCAGTTGATACCGATTTTTATAACGCAAACAATTGGAGCAACACCGCTATTGACTTTACCAACATACAAAGTGAAACCCTTGTTATTGGTGTAGGTTCACCAAATAACCCTATACAAACAGGAGGCAATGCTGGTAATATTAATTATCGTCCAGGAAGATTAAATATTTCTCAGGGTGCTAACGCAATATTTAATGGTATATTACTTCCTTGGAATAATGACTATCTTAATGGCACCATAACGCTAAACGCTCCTGCAGACCTTAATTTTAGAAGTGCTGTTTACCTTGGTAAAGCAACAGATGGAATTATAAATTTAAATGGAGGCAACCTGCATAGTAGATTTCAATTTTACATAGGCTACGATACTGGCGGAAATGGAACTGTAAACGTATTAGGAGGCACTTTATATGTTGGAACCTATTTAGAAGTTGGAACTAGCCCCAACGGCACAAATCCTACTGGCGTTTTAACCATAGATGGAGGCACTGTAGAAGTACCATCGGGTGTTAATATTGGAACCAATGGAAGTATCCATATTGCTAATTTAGGTGCCTTAATAATTACAGGCGATCACACGACCACTATAAATAACTACATTTCAAACGGAAAGATTACCTCACCAGTAAGTACAACTTTAGCCGTTACGTTTGATGGTTCTAAAACAACGGTGGCTATATCCCAAAACCCAAATAGCTTAATAACAGAATATGCAAGTTATATAATTCTTGACAGTGGTCCGTTACAAGCAAAAATAGACAAAGCAACAAGTAATATTCAGTCGTTAATAGTAAATGGCAAGGAAACAGTTGCTACTTCAAATCCAGCAAATAGTGGTAGGGTTGGCACTTATTACGATTTTACAGGTTCTTATGGCTTTGATAAAATTTCAGGAACTGTATTTTCTATTAAAGAAGAAACCGAAGATTATATTGATGTTTCATTCAAAAGAACGTATTCTGATGGCACTTTTCTAGCACCTTGTGATGCCGATATACATTATGTGCTTAAAAAAAATGATACAGGTATATATACCTATTCTATTTTAACACATAAAGCCGAATATCCAGACTTTGATTTGGGCTCTTGGAGACAAGTACTTTGGCTTGGAAATGATGGCACTAATTACTTAACTGAAAAAATTTACGTTACTGAACAAAAAAGTTGGCAAATGCCCTCTGTTTTTGATTTTCAAAATGCATCTTCAACACCTATTCAAGAAATTGTAAAACTGAATACAGGTGTTAGAGCAGGAAAGTATGATGGAAAATATGAATACTGTGAAAATCTATACGATCTCCCTGTTTGGGGCCATGCCAGTGATGTAAATTCTATTGGAACTTGGGCCGTATTTGGAAGTCACGAATTTTTTCCAGCAGGACCAACCAGTCATGATTTAAATGCAGCTGCAGGCATCATTCATATAGATATGACCAATGTTCATTACAATTCTCGAGGCTTTAATATCCCACAGGGAGAAGAATGGTCCAAAATTTATGGTCCCTATTTATGGTACACTTCTGAAAAACCTACGGGCGACGAAAATTGGGCAGATGCAAAAGCAAGAGCAGCACAAGAACGTGCAGAATGGCCTTATGCATGGTTAACCAATACACCAGAATATCCACTTGCCGATGGTAGAGGTAATATAGTTGGTAATTTTTCAATAACAGATTCTGAAAAACCAGAAATAGATGGCGGAAACGCTTGGATTGGTGTTACCCAATTACTTCCTGAATCTGATGGTGATTGGCAGTTTGAAGACAGAAGCTATCAATATTGGGTTAAAACAGATGCCTCTGGCAATTTTGATATTAAACATATACGTCCAGGAACCTATACGCTGTTTGCTTTTAAAACGGGTGAAATTGATGAATACAGGATAGAAAATGTTACAGTGACCGCTGGAGGAACAACAAATTTAGGTAATATTAACTGGACAATACCCCGTAACAATGGAAACCTTGTATGGGATATAGGTATTCCTGATAGAACAGCTGGTGAATATAAATTTGGTGATTTCGATTACTGTGAAGGCTATGTAGAAGATAAGTTCGAAAGTACCTTTCCAAATCCAATAGAATATAATGTAGCCGATAAAAACTGGTCTACGGCGCTTCCTTATGTGCATTCAAGATATTACAAATCTGATGGAAATGAAGATATATGGGATTGGAATATTAATTTTAATCTAGAAGGGAACATACCCACTACTGGTAATGCAAAATTAACTATAGCCTTTGCAAGTGTGGATAGGTCACGATTTGATTTATATGTAAATGGAACACGCATTACGCCTTCAACATACTATCCAAATGTACCAGATCGTGGAAATGCTTTTATAAGACAATCAAATCATGCCAAATACGGAATAGACTCGTTTAATATTCCTTATAGTAATTTAAATTTAGGAGCAAACACATTTACTTTTGTTATGCCATCAAGTTCATTTTCAAGTCATATGATGTATGACTATATAAGTTTAGAAGGAAATTTGACAGCGACATTAGACACTCATGATTTTGACAAAAATGATCTTGGAATTAAAATATTCCCTAATCCTGCATCTGAATCTATTCATGTGAAAATTGAAAATGAAAATTTTGATAGTTTAACTTTATCTGTCTATGATTTATTAGGGAAACAACTAATTAAAACAACTCCCATAAAGTCTATTTCCAACACATATTCCATTGATATAAAAAACAAATTAGTTTCTGGGATATATATTGTAAAAATAGATACTGAAAAAGGAAATTATACCTCAAAAATAGTGATCAAATAG
- a CDS encoding LacI family DNA-binding transcriptional regulator → MRKKTTIYDIAQKLNITAATVSRALNGNPKISEATRKLVNDTAKEMNYEQNKLALALKSGKSFNVGVIVPRIDSNFFASVIRGIEEELHPNGYHVIICQTHDQENLEMENINSLLNAQVDGILMSISNAKLETNDHFQKLLRKGVPLIFFDRKKDIEGISSVTIDDFKGAYDATQHLIDQGCKHIAHLSNNREIQIFKNRYLGYKQAIIDNGLVFDEGLVIETMSKVLEGRKVTKQLLAMETRPDAIFSASDFTALGAIEEIKAHGLRIPEDISVVGFSNEPFTRFMELSITSVDQSPIEMGRISAQVFLEEANNGKKIKSEKQVILSPELIIRDSSLKSPVLANS, encoded by the coding sequence ATGAGAAAAAAAACAACCATCTATGATATAGCTCAAAAGCTTAACATAACCGCTGCTACTGTATCGAGAGCTTTAAATGGCAATCCTAAAATAAGTGAAGCTACACGTAAACTGGTTAATGATACCGCTAAAGAAATGAACTATGAGCAAAACAAGCTTGCTCTAGCACTTAAAAGTGGCAAAAGCTTTAATGTTGGAGTTATTGTACCTCGTATAGATAGTAACTTTTTTGCCTCGGTAATTCGTGGTATTGAAGAAGAATTACATCCAAACGGCTATCACGTGATTATTTGTCAGACTCATGATCAAGAAAATTTAGAAATGGAAAATATCAACTCGTTGCTAAACGCTCAGGTAGACGGTATTTTAATGTCCATCTCCAATGCTAAGTTAGAAACAAACGACCATTTCCAAAAACTTCTTAGAAAAGGAGTTCCTTTAATATTTTTCGATAGAAAAAAAGACATTGAAGGGATTAGTTCTGTAACCATTGATGATTTTAAAGGCGCTTATGATGCGACTCAACATTTAATAGACCAAGGCTGTAAGCATATTGCACATTTGTCTAATAATCGTGAAATACAAATTTTCAAAAACAGGTATTTGGGTTATAAACAAGCGATTATTGATAATGGCCTTGTATTTGATGAAGGTTTAGTAATAGAAACCATGAGTAAAGTTCTTGAAGGTAGAAAAGTAACAAAACAACTTTTAGCTATGGAAACACGTCCTGATGCTATATTTTCTGCCAGTGATTTTACTGCATTAGGTGCTATTGAAGAAATTAAAGCCCATGGGCTTAGAATCCCGGAAGATATTAGTGTTGTGGGTTTTAGTAACGAACCATTTACTCGATTTATGGAACTTTCAATAACTTCTGTAGATCAATCTCCAATAGAAATGGGCAGAATTTCGGCACAGGTTTTTTTAGAAGAAGCCAATAACGGTAAAAAAATAAAATCTGAAAAACAGGTTATTTTATCACCAGAATTAATAATTAGAGATTCTTCGCTTAAATCTCCTGTGCTGGCAAATAGCTAA
- a CDS encoding RagB/SusD family nutrient uptake outer membrane protein produces the protein MKKLLYSMLTVFILINTACSKDFLDVEAPSNVDEDFVLVSPEDAQKVLAGIYDIWYDLDRLLYYETEVVGSDSECHPENYASQNRHIPEGLFATEHLIDDSNARPTFNECYQIINRCNIILEALEAKDAYQQAKAVGEPSAWTQVYGEAVAARATCYKLLVRYFGDVPYFDYAVRTKSQTDTMGLTSRDVIYDKEIEALQKAVPLMYRLGAGGLTAERFSGTYGDALIGRLAFDAAGYQLRRTDFDYGNVSFDQIGIENATWKAKYVRRTDWKSYMEIAKEYYLKVVNNPGSARLIESDERGAGFNNPFQRNFQYLMDLEVSPESLYESGYTQGFNSDFPYSFGRPSGGPGSNGYPAKNYGQARIYASFYYGDFMPNDKRRDVTACVTGNSGKASEVLMNFAPGSREKGGLAMNKLDEARFKDPYEARQRQSGCNWQQLRMADVMLDLAYASAASGDESTAKTYLKKVRSRAFSAADQATFVTAYVDGKSGQALLDAIAFERKLELAGEGKTRWDMTLYGKMPERIKQLRDRQIDMFNGLKNNGYYTFPETGMTISNYVWTKYVNIKTDIDPSLNLLTAQTPEGITVSDPRYPVLVPGWRGTSDTWTDYISTLPSNKVNLAIRGLYEYIDPNGPVALALEADGYVKSPWGINIVGNESQYTSDIFKGYPDSYYNEGQPPRYIRAIPSETLDQSNGNITQGYGHASE, from the coding sequence ATGAAAAAGTTATTGTATAGCATGCTTACTGTATTTATATTAATAAATACGGCATGTTCAAAAGATTTTTTAGATGTAGAAGCACCATCTAATGTAGATGAAGACTTTGTGTTGGTATCACCAGAAGATGCACAAAAAGTATTAGCAGGGATTTATGATATTTGGTATGATTTGGACAGACTGTTGTATTATGAAACGGAAGTAGTAGGTTCTGATTCTGAATGTCATCCAGAGAATTATGCCTCTCAAAACCGTCACATTCCAGAAGGGTTGTTTGCTACAGAACACCTTATAGACGATTCTAATGCGCGCCCAACATTTAATGAATGTTATCAAATCATTAATCGTTGCAATATTATTTTAGAGGCTTTAGAGGCAAAGGATGCCTATCAACAAGCAAAAGCCGTAGGGGAGCCAAGTGCATGGACTCAGGTTTATGGAGAAGCAGTTGCTGCTCGTGCCACCTGTTATAAATTATTAGTGCGTTATTTTGGTGATGTGCCTTATTTTGATTATGCTGTTAGAACAAAATCACAAACCGATACCATGGGTCTTACATCAAGAGATGTTATTTACGACAAGGAGATAGAAGCGCTTCAAAAAGCAGTGCCTTTAATGTACCGATTGGGAGCAGGAGGTTTAACTGCTGAACGTTTTTCTGGGACTTATGGCGATGCCTTAATAGGTCGATTAGCGTTTGATGCAGCAGGTTATCAATTGCGCCGTACCGATTTTGATTATGGAAACGTGTCTTTTGATCAAATAGGTATTGAAAATGCTACTTGGAAGGCTAAATATGTAAGACGTACCGATTGGAAATCCTATATGGAAATAGCTAAAGAATATTATTTAAAAGTAGTTAACAATCCAGGCAGTGCACGCTTAATTGAGTCTGATGAAAGAGGGGCAGGCTTTAACAATCCATTTCAAAGAAATTTCCAATATTTAATGGATTTAGAGGTAAGTCCTGAGTCTTTATATGAATCAGGTTATACACAAGGCTTTAATTCAGATTTTCCATATTCATTTGGACGTCCTTCTGGAGGGCCTGGATCTAACGGATATCCTGCCAAAAACTATGGACAAGCACGTATTTATGCGAGCTTTTATTATGGTGATTTTATGCCAAATGATAAACGTCGTGATGTTACGGCTTGTGTAACAGGTAATTCTGGAAAAGCTTCAGAGGTATTAATGAATTTTGCCCCAGGAAGTCGTGAAAAAGGAGGTTTGGCCATGAATAAACTAGATGAAGCGCGTTTTAAAGATCCTTATGAGGCTAGACAACGTCAATCTGGATGTAATTGGCAACAATTACGTATGGCCGATGTTATGTTAGATCTTGCTTATGCTTCTGCGGCTTCAGGTGATGAGTCAACTGCTAAAACATACTTAAAGAAAGTGCGTAGTCGTGCATTTTCTGCTGCAGATCAAGCAACTTTTGTTACAGCATATGTTGATGGAAAATCGGGTCAGGCATTATTAGATGCTATTGCTTTTGAGCGTAAGTTAGAACTAGCTGGCGAAGGTAAAACCCGTTGGGACATGACACTTTATGGTAAAATGCCAGAAAGAATTAAACAGCTTCGAGATAGACAAATTGATATGTTTAACGGTTTAAAAAATAATGGCTATTATACATTTCCAGAAACTGGAATGACGATATCAAATTATGTTTGGACAAAATATGTTAATATTAAAACAGATATTGATCCATCTTTAAACTTATTGACAGCTCAAACTCCAGAAGGTATTACAGTATCAGATCCTAGATATCCTGTTTTAGTTCCAGGATGGCGTGGCACTAGTGATACTTGGACAGATTATATTAGCACATTACCTAGTAACAAGGTTAATTTAGCTATACGTGGTTTATATGAATATATAGACCCAAATGGGCCAGTTGCCTTGGCTCTTGAAGCCGATGGTTACGTTAAATCACCTTGGGGTATCAATATTGTTGGCAATGAAAGTCAATATACTTCAGATATTTTTAAAGGGTATCCAGATTCTTATTATAATGAAGGTCAACCGCCACGTTATATAAGGGCAATACCTTCTGAAACATTAGACCAATCTAATGGTAATATTACGCAAGGATATGGACATGCATCTGAATAG
- a CDS encoding UxaA family hydrolase, whose product MQKKIMKVNASDNVAVALVNLKAGEVISFEGQDIKVLSDTKSKHKIALERFESGERIIMYGVLVGSANGVIEKGDVLTVENVKHQSEKVFGRTETFSWTAPNVDKWKDKTFLGYHREDGQVGTENVWLFFPLVFCENRNIEILKEVFEKELLKQKVNPHQMLLRSLVSGNEETEVVSTTPDVFDNIDVKFITHPGGCGGIRQDSESLAKLLAGYVNNPNVAGATVLSLGCQNLQISVFKEALHNINPNLNKPVLIYEQQQMGTVDEMLTAIVKESFEAIKKANNIKREPAPLSKLRVGLECGGSDGFSGISANPTLGAVSDLLAALNGTAVLAEFPELCGVEQELVNRCVDDEDGKKFLKLMKAYEKSVVDAGSGFDMNPSPGNIKDGLITDAMKSAGAAKKGGTSPVQDVLDYGEYITKPGLNLLCTPGNDVESTTGLVGSGANVVLFTTGLGTPTGNPIAPIIKVSSNTELAERMPDIIDIETGAVIRGEKTIEEMADEMLEFIIKVASGEVQTKAKLLNQNDFIPWRRGVSL is encoded by the coding sequence ATGCAAAAGAAAATCATGAAAGTAAATGCATCAGATAACGTTGCAGTTGCTTTAGTCAATTTAAAAGCAGGAGAAGTTATTTCTTTTGAAGGACAAGATATTAAAGTACTGTCAGATACAAAATCTAAACATAAAATAGCTTTAGAAAGATTTGAATCTGGTGAGAGAATTATCATGTATGGTGTTCTTGTTGGATCTGCCAATGGAGTTATTGAAAAAGGGGATGTTTTAACTGTTGAAAATGTAAAACATCAAAGCGAAAAAGTATTTGGTAGAACAGAAACTTTTAGTTGGACAGCACCAAATGTTGATAAATGGAAAGATAAAACCTTTTTAGGCTATCATAGAGAAGATGGACAAGTTGGTACAGAAAACGTGTGGTTGTTTTTTCCATTGGTATTCTGTGAAAACCGAAACATTGAAATTTTAAAAGAAGTTTTTGAAAAAGAGCTCTTAAAGCAAAAAGTGAATCCACATCAAATGTTACTTCGCTCGTTAGTTAGTGGTAATGAAGAAACAGAAGTAGTATCAACAACGCCAGATGTGTTCGATAATATTGATGTGAAATTTATAACCCACCCAGGTGGTTGTGGAGGTATTCGTCAAGATTCTGAAAGTTTAGCAAAACTTTTAGCAGGGTACGTTAATAATCCAAACGTTGCAGGAGCAACCGTTTTAAGTTTAGGCTGTCAAAACCTTCAAATAAGTGTATTTAAAGAAGCCTTGCATAACATCAATCCAAACCTAAACAAGCCAGTTCTTATATACGAACAACAACAAATGGGAACGGTAGACGAGATGTTAACGGCAATCGTTAAAGAGTCTTTTGAAGCTATTAAAAAAGCCAATAACATTAAACGCGAACCAGCCCCTTTGTCTAAACTACGCGTAGGTTTGGAGTGTGGTGGTTCAGATGGTTTTTCAGGAATATCTGCCAACCCAACTTTAGGAGCGGTATCAGATTTATTAGCAGCCCTTAACGGAACCGCAGTTTTAGCAGAATTCCCGGAATTATGTGGTGTAGAACAGGAATTGGTAAACCGATGTGTTGACGACGAGGATGGCAAAAAGTTTTTAAAGTTAATGAAAGCTTATGAAAAATCTGTGGTTGATGCAGGTTCAGGGTTTGATATGAATCCGTCACCAGGAAACATTAAAGATGGTTTAATAACCGATGCGATGAAATCTGCAGGAGCTGCTAAAAAAGGAGGTACATCGCCTGTGCAAGATGTTTTAGATTATGGTGAGTATATTACTAAGCCAGGTCTTAATTTATTATGTACGCCAGGTAATGATGTGGAAAGTACAACAGGCTTAGTAGGTTCTGGGGCCAATGTGGTTTTATTTACTACAGGCTTAGGAACACCAACCGGAAACCCCATTGCACCAATTATTAAAGTTTCTTCAAATACAGAGCTTGCAGAACGCATGCCAGATATTATTGATATTGAAACAGGCGCCGTAATTCGCGGTGAAAAAACAATTGAAGAAATGGCTGATGAAATGCTTGAATTTATTATTAAAGTAGCCAGTGGAGAAGTTCAAACAAAAGCAAAATTGTTAAACCAAAATGATTTTATACCTTGGAGACGAGGTGTGTCTTTATAA